TATAGAATTTcatccaacaacaacacattaTAGAAATCAGGAATATCTCAAAGAAGTCCAAACATAACTCTGATGCCAGCTTTTATAACAGTTTTCAATTCTTTTTAATTAAGACATAATAAAGCTGCTAACAAAAAAGCAGAGTTTAATAATTTGTTgattaattaaatcaaatttgtgATTTGGATCTGCAATTTTGATCatcaataattaatataatCAGGTTCCAGAAACATGTTccaactttttaaatgtaaagatttGCAAATTTTtctataataatacatattttggGTTGAGATTAGCGATTTAAAGCAGTCAACTTTTTCAGTCAATCAAGACAATAATCAGTAAATTATCAATAATGACAACAAATATTTAGGGACGACCCCAACTACTAATCATAACAAATGTGGGGAAAGCAGGGTGAAACTATATTATCTTAATTGTATGTACAGATTGATagagaaacaaatagaaaaGCCCCCTGTGAATACTTTGTGAATatacttaaatatttttaaagcaaCTTCTAGTTCTTAATTCTCACAGATTACTGTCCAGTGAATTTACATTGAGATACTTAATTCCTGTGCACGTGTTTTCATGTCTTAGCTCAGCAGAACTCCCTCTGTTTTCAGACTCAGCTCATTGGACTGTGCTGTAGCAGACACGGTGGATTTATGAATGGGAAGCTTTACATTAAAGTGGGAGTGTAGAGGGCTGGGTCTCCGTGAGGAGGAATTACACTGAGGTTGTTACGCAAGATCTCTCCTGTCTTCTTAATGCTTGTTGGGAACCGTCTGTCTATAAATAAGTGTATTAAGGCATCCTGGGACATGGGATGTGAGGGAGGTGCATCTACACATGGCTTGGATTAGGACTGAGTGAGCtcaacacacagcagctcagaggtGTTAACCTGGCTGCTATTTATTTCACCTAGGCTTAAAGCCTCTGCTGAAAGACTGCATGTCCCAGTACATGATGCACCTCTCTGTTCGCATTTGGGATGTAATAACCAATGTACTGATGGTTGAAACACTGCAGTGACTTCCTTAAAGGCCATAGGACAGTGCTGGATTTTTAAACTGAAGCTAATATTGATAGCCAAGAGCAGATAAACTTTTAAATTGGAATTCTTTGCTACTTCTctctgacatacacacacttacacagatATATCTGTGAAAACGTATTTATTATGTGGCTCAACTTCACAGGTGCACTTTCCCAAAGCCACAATGTCTTTATAAATTTGGACAGTCATTACCTTCTATAAATACTtcactgtgatgtcagaggAGATTATTACGTCATACAAACTCTGTTTATATGATTCAGCACAAGATGATCCACTTATAAAGTCAAAcaaaatacaacctcatccacAGAGCTCAGCGCGCTGAGAATTAACAGgtctatttcatgtgatttcATGCAGGAGTAGAAATATGAAGTTAAAGTACCAATGCTTTAGTGCGAGAGTAATAGTTATTATTCAGGCAGAATAGcccaattattatttattaatattaattcatTGAATATAAGTAGATTGttggaaaataataataatattaataataagtgGAGCATTTTTCTTAAAAGTTACATAGTGCTTCACAAGAAGCATCATGGCAGAGTCATGAGGGAGTTAATCCTTGACATACACAGTCATTACTGACTTAACTTAGAGGCAACATTTCAATGCAACAACTGGTTGAGTGCAGAAAATGtaaactttttatatttaaatatatatgatgTGCAATTTATACCCTCATTATGTAAAGAAAAGTAAGGGAAGGGAAGTGAGGGAAAACAGCAGTCTCACTACTTCTATTGAAACCTGTAGGACTGATCCTGTGTCTCCCTCCTCAGGGCAGCTTGGACAACatgagcatcatcatcatctgtttcCCTGGCGCCCCCCAGGTGTCACAAGAGGCACTGAAGCAGGAGGCAGCGCTCGAGCAACACATTGATATGAAAGTGGAAGGTAAGATATTTGAAATGTCCAGCACAAAACACACTGCCCTCTGTTTGATGCCATTCCCTAAAATGATATTGTTTTGactctgtcttcacagaaaTTATCCGGATGATGAGGTCCAGAGATGAGGACCCTGACCTTCTTTATGTGATCAAATTCCTGGCAGCGGAGGAGATGCCAGGACTTCCACCAGGAGGTGGCATCACCAGCAAGTGAGTCTGATCAATCGCCCGAAAAATACACAGATGTTTTATCATGGAGAAATCAAAGGCGAACCCTGTGTAATGTGCTGccactgtttctttctttgcagACGAGAATGTATTATCGCTGCGTATCAGAAACATATCCTGACTGTTAAAGCCCAGGAGCCTATGGTAAGATACACTTCATTCAatcacaatataataataataattattattattaaacacaaATTGTTTGGCAGAGTTTTAAGGGATAAATAATGTATCTCTAGAAAATAACTAAACTTTTATCTGCTGATTAATTTCTTCACTAAACAATTATTTATCATTAGAGCTGAAACGATACATTGGTTGATCGACTGAAcaattttaaaaccattttaaaatgtatgaaaaatatGTTCCACATATTTAGGATGAAGCAAAGCTACAAATCAACACATTTAAGGAGACAGAAGAATTAATATTTGGCATTCTTATTTAAATTCTACACTTTTTAGAACTTCTACCTCTTGTAAGTGTATACTAACATTACGTGGCACCCAAACTTCctaaacatgctttttaaacatACATGCTacatgttattatattatattatatcctCCTAAAACATGAACTTATATGAAGAAAGTTCAGGAGTTTTAATAACAGCTACATAGGGTCTTGTTGTCTTGTAATATTTCAGGACATCGAAGGATCGGAGGAGGACTCAAGCTAAGTCCGCTACCGTGAAAACAGACTCATCACCGGCTTCACCATCTCCCGGAGACCAGTTTAGACCCCATGTTCATTTTAGAAGAGCAGTAAGCAAATGCAAAGTCTTCatgtaatatattttctttGAGTATTTGCTTTCTGATGAATTAAAGTATGATTTAAGTGAAAACCTGCTGTTGTCGTTTTTGATAATAGTTTACTAttacagaaagagacagatggaTATTTATTACATGCTTTCTGTATGAGGCAGCTCCTTGACATTACTGTGTGATACTGtatacaaactgtaaatatgAAAATCTAATGAGCTGACACTCCctgtgcaacatgcaaacaccaaaatagcatcagaaaaaaaacttggtCTTGCTTTATGTGGCCCACACGTGGACTTCATGTGTATCAGAGTCTCATGATGGAACACAGGGTCTCTCAGTAAATATTTAGTTTGCACAACGCTGCCAAGGAGCAAAGGTGACATGGACGACAATGACgtgttataaaaacataaatgtttgccATGAGAGAAGAAAgccagagggagagacacaaaAGAATGTAGAGAGGGTTGAAGAGGGAGATACCAGTGGGGGTGAGGGTGTAATAAGGGGAAATGCAAGAGTTATTCCCAGGAATTAGCACCCACAGCTCATTAAACTTGCACCCGACGACACTTTAGAGTGGACGTGTGATGTACTGCATCGCCATGTGATTTAAACGTTGTTCCCCTGCAGATCTGTTCAGCCGGATAAAGCTCACTGATACGTTTGTTccacaaataataatttaaaacaatagATAGATCTTGAAATGAATCCTTTATGCCAtcaccagtgttttttttcatcaatctTTCTTTTTACAACATTACGTTTGTGATATTTAGAGCCACTTAtttggaaaaaagaatatgtgtTGTTGAGATGTATACTGGACTGGATCATTACACAACAGTAACTGTAAAATGGCTGTGAGATTATGTTTTTCGTCATTAAAAAATACTtgcagatgtattttttttaaatgatttcagGTCTTGATTCAGCTTTGTTTCgtttttttatgaaattaaTGAACAGTTGTTTTGCTTATAATGATAAAGCTAAATAAAAAgctaaaatgataaaaacttGATCTATCATTGTTTGGCTCTCTATAAATCTGCACATATGTATTTGAATGTAAGAGTCTGCACTTCATTCAAAGCAccattaagtgtgtgtgacatttaCGGGGAACCAAAATATGACTTAAATGCAAACTTCAAAcacgcacatgcaaacacatcactgtcaaTACAGTTCAAAGTCAAAACTACCACATGAGGGTCTTTATGGGGCTCTTGTCATGGGTTCTTCAGAATGTGTTGCGAGTGTATGGTGAGGCTCAGCACCTCTGTCTTAACTCTCAGAGCAGAGCTTTTATTGGACGGTGTCCTTCTCACCTCCTCACTCTTGACAAGTCAGATCACTCAAATATTCAACGGAGACAGCGCTGCTCTGGAAACGCTTGTGGAGAAAGTTAAAGAAGAAGTGGAGtcggaaaagaagaagaaaaaaaggacgAGAGGCGAAGACAAGAAAAAGTAAGTTTGTCTTTGGGAAGAATTTAGACGAGCAAGCAACCTGTGAGCTGTTTAGTTGTCAGTGGTTGTTAGAAGGCCCCTAAACTAACAACTGCTGTCGgttaaaaaccttttaaaacctGCAAACCTTTTAAAGGAACAATACTAACAGAAATAACTTTGTTTTGGTTCATTGATGGAGGCAGTTTTGGCATTTTCATCTAATGTTTTGTGAGTCTAATGTACTGACACATCCAAATCCAGACTTTAAATTCATTATGTTCCCGAAATAGTCTTTTTTAACAGGAGCTTAATACAATGAAAGTAATCATTATGAAATTATAAggaatatgaaaacacacactagCTGCCAACTGACATATTGGCTCATATGAGCCTTTTACAGACATATCAGAGATGatatcttttattttgcagatgaacaatgcagaaaagatgcatATGAGGATTGTAAAAAACTTTGATACAAAAGATGCATAAGTCTGACATGGTGGACTACTATACTGATGATCTGtcactcatatatatatatatacatttatttacacacactggTTCATCAGCACCATGTCGGACGTGCATGAGGGTTTGATGTGGGGTAGTTGGATCACTCTTAATGTAAAGGAACAACAGCTTGGTGACGGATCACTTTCTGAGCAGCACTTTACTCTTCTCCACAATGGTCATCTACATCtacaacacacacttcctgcttCTCACACTCATGGCACTGAACTAACCAATAAGAAGCCAGACAGGTCTCAGCCTAAGGTGCGTGTGAAAGAACTACAGAGGCAGATTCCACACATCCTTACTGTTCTTATGATgctgatgtaaatatttaaatatgtcaATAGCTTCACTGTGAACattataaacatatttttgtaaATAAGCATTAGCACATGAGCGAACTTAACTTTCGATCGAATAACATGATTGAGATATTTCAGATAATACACTTGGCTCCTCTCATTCTACTTGCACAGTATTTCTGTCTGAAAGACACTGAAATGATTTCAGGCCCAACCTGAGaccaatcagccaatcagaggccagTATGAGGCAGTCAGCTGACCTGTATCATGCCAGAGCATCAGGTGCTGTAACCACGTGTGTGAGTCAGGACACTGTGATGGCAGAGCAGCTCAGTgagagaggcagcagctggTCACATCTGTAGGCCTGAACATGGAGCACCCAGAGGAGACAGACGCCCTGGTACACGCACAACTCTCTGCCTGCTTCCACAAACTCAAATAAAACCACCTCACCTCTGTCATGTCTCATCTGCAGACGGACAGGATGCCGCTGGACGCAGGAGACACCGGGTACGGCAGCGTTATGGGCCCCGGCCTGTCGGGCGGTGTGGGCGGCTCGGAGACGGCGCCGCTGCTCATCCCGGAGCCGGAGCCGGAGCCGACGGTGCGGTGGCAGCCCCTGACCAAGGCGGAGCTGGAGGCCGCGGCAGGTGGCCCGTGGTGGAGGAGGCTGCGCTGCTACTTGGTCTTTCTGTTCTGGATGGCCTGGCTCGCCATACTCGCCACGTCCATCGCCATCATAGTGACGAGTCCCCGGCCTGTGGCCACTCCGCTGCAGTGGTGGCAGAAGTGTGTGTTCTACCAGCTGCAGCCCAACATGGAGGCGGTGGGGTCAGAGGGCATCACCGGTGAGGAGACCAGGTTTCAAAAAAAGTTCATGTAGAGTAAAAAAACTGGTCAATGCACATTTCAAGATGTCACTACGAAGACAGCATATAAATCAGacatgaatatataaaatacaagaGTAGTTTAGTTCAGACTCAggttcatatttatatatttaggaaaaaaattaaattaataaatgacaAATCCACAGGGATCAATCAACATTTAAAGACTTGTTCCTCCAGCAGCAAGATGATAAGTAAGTTAATTTCATAAGACagacaaaacattaaaatagaCTAAAAGAAAGAATAGAGGGcatatattatttttacacaTCTTAGTTCTGTTTATGTAATTTATAGAAAAATTAATTGCATTCATGAATTTGCGTCTTTCAATAAACTGTTACGCCACAATTTGAGGAAAcatttgaatcattaaaaaacattcagatttTACTTTTGCTTAAGCCTACAAGCAGCGTGTGCAGCTACATTTCTTACATCTTTAAAggtccttgtgatgttttcactggtgtgtaatATCACATTATCACACTGCAAAGTGATGGGCACACAATTGCAACAAATGATTAAAGACATTACAGAAGCACAGATTTGTAAGATAAAATGACCTGCTTGTGTTTTCTGACCTCAGTTCTGCAGAactatgtgtgtgaatgtgagtgtaaatGTTTGTCTCTGACGTTGGGCCCTGTGATACGCTTGTGACCTGTAGGGACTGGCTCCAGCCCCCACTACAACCCTTAACAGATAAGCAATATAGCTAATTGAATGGATACATGGGTAAATATCAATAACTCTGCAATGTCTTCTGTCTCAAGCACTGTGTGAGCAGCTTCCTTACCTCAGGTCCCTGGGTATAGGAGCTCTAATCCTGGAGGGCCTGTTCCATAAAGAGGCGTCTCCTTTAAACATCACTGCGACCGATGGAAGTTTAGGGACGTTGCCTCAGATCCAACATCTGCTCATAGAGAGCAACAAAGCAGGTGAGCAAAGCAACAACGTGCATATGTTGACTCAGAACGTTCTTCCTGCCTTATTTTAggattaatgttttgtttttcttactgGATTTGCAGGTCTCAAAGTGGTGTTAGACTTCTGTAAAGTGGATCTATATGGAGCAGGAAATAAACCACCAAACCTCTCAGCCACAGTCGAGGTGAAACCCATTCTCTGCTCAGGCTACAAATGTTTAGTTCTCAGACATGCTGGATTTCTAAAACATGACCTCATTATTTCCACAGAATTCACTGCGGTTCTGGTTGGAGCAGGGTGTGGCAGGTTTTGCCATCTGTGATACAGATGCAGCATATTCAGAAAAGGTCAACTGATTCATTAATGTCTTTGGACTTTCTTACAAGCAGCAGTATTTCcaatcaaatatttacatttcagattCTGCTGGAGTGGAGAGGTGTCCTCAGGCAGTTTAGCacgaaggaagaggaggagaggtatTGTGCGTGTGCAGATGTGGACAGATGTGTTACGCTTAAATGACGAGGTAATTGTAACTGTGCATCTCTGCAGGATTGTGGTGGTGAAACAAACGCAAGACATCCTGCCAGCTCTGAACAACTCCGAccagagaaacacaacattggTAGATGTGGTCATGAGGTCAATTCTGCCATTGTCGCTTCAGCCCCTTTCTGCACAGGAAGTAGCCCACGCTATAGAGACACATCTGCTAACAAAAGAAGAGGATACATGGCCGAGCTGGACAGTAAGACATATGCATTATACAGTCAGTGTGCAGTGTATTAGGTACACCTAGCTGATACTAATGCAGCGCAACACAAGAATACAATAGTCTAACGTTGAGTTATTATTGGTGATCATTTTGAATGATGTATTCTGAGGTGAAGTTGAACTGCACTATGATGTGAAGTTCCTATTATTCCGTCCAACCTAGCCAAATCAATGAAGGGAGGCTAAACTCTTTACATGTTGCAAAACAGTATAATGGCGATTAAGTTCATTATCGAATAATCTGATTACTTAATTGAAACTGCAATGTATTTCTGCAGATTGGAGGAGAAGCGTCTCATGAGCTGAAGAATTTACTCCTGGTGTTGATGATGACTCTGCCAGGATCACCCACAGTCAAGTATGATGAAGACATTGACCAAAcacaggtaaacaaacaaacaaacaaagaaacacacaccatTTTAAAAGTTGCTGATACCAAATCAAAGCTTTCTGCCACAGAATACGTCTCTGAACATTGGCTCATCACAAGGACAGAAGAATGAACCATCAGACACCCATACAGTGAGTAATAAAACCAGCATTCCCTCTACAAATACCCAAATAAGTCTTATCTGCTCGGACTTGTTAAACAAATGAGTCATAGAAAGCTCTACTTGGAGAAACAAAGGATTAGTTGAGGTAATATTTAACTTTCTGACACTTgtctctaccatctctctctcaggaTAAGGAGAAGGCAAGGCGTGCAGCTGTGGCTCTCTTTACTTCCCTCAGTCACTCCAGAGCCAGAGAGGAAGCTCTTCTGTACGGCAGCTTCACCTTCCTCCCCTTCAACACCTCCATTAACTCTTCCTCGTCATCCTCCTCCAACTCCACTCTAGCCTCTCCTTCATCTCCCACCATCCTGGCGTTCCTGCGCTCCTGGGGCTGCGTCCATTTCCTTGTTCTGCTCAACCTTGGGCCTGAGATTCACGGTCTGGATCCAGCCTGGGCCCCGAGTCTGCCTGAGGCCGGAGTGTTTGTGTCCAGCACAGGAATGAACCGCCTGGGGTCCACGTCGCTGTACACGCTGGAACTGCAGCCCCACGAGGCCATCGTCATCAAACTGTTTGAGGGAGGAAGTTACTCGTAAATCTCTGGCGGGTGTGTGGAGATATTGGTGCTGggagttttctttttacaaaataGGTTCTCATTGCCAGagatacatgaaaataaaatagtgaACTTCTATTCTGTGTTTTGCATTATTTCTTATATTCACAGCATGGATCACATTTGTGCTGGCACAATATCTATCTGTTAAGCACAGTAGTAAAGACAAAGCCACAACTCCAGAGGTTATAATACTTTCCTCCTAAGTCACCATAGCTGTCTGTATAATATCTGAGAAACTATAAAATGTTATGGTTAATTTAAAACAATGATAACAGCATTATTTTGGACAGCACTTCTTGAAAAGGTttcaaaaaacaatacaattaaacaaacttaaattagtcattaaatatcatttaaacacaaaaacattcacCCAGAGAGGAaggctttctttaaaaaaactcttTAGGGGGATTTTTAGAGGGACTTTTAAAGCAGTAACAGATGTAGCTGATCTCAACTAGTAAGTCATTCCACAGTTTGCAGGCTTGCACTGCAAAAGCACGAAAGTCCCCAGTCGCCAATCAGGCTCTGGGAAGCACCGGAAGACGAAAAGCTAATCTAAGATGGCGTGCCGCATGACAGGGAGTCAAGAAACCCTTGATGTTCACAGGGGCTTGGTTGTGTCAAGCTTTAAAAATCATTATTGTTAACATGTGGCCTGtgtaaaaaagtgaaaaccCTCTGCAGTGGTACTGCAATCACTTACTTGGGGCAATGTTTTGTTCTCATTTCTCTGCAAATTAACCTTAAGAGTgatttacagatttttttatgaCTGACAAGATATGGCATAGGAATacttaaatgaatgaaaaaaataaaataaagcttgCGATGGAAAATactttctatatttatttattaaaacatacattttttgtCCTTCATACTGTTATTGAAGAGTAATTCTTATGGTGTAACTTTAGTAGGTGTACATTGGGTTACCACACAGTGGCGCCACAGCAATGCTCTCTGGTCTGTTGCTCTGACAAGCTCTAAACTTGTGACTAGGAtgtcaatatttaaataatcaaaACCAATACATAAAATTATACAGTCTACATAAGCTGTCATCACTGAGCtcttgaatttttaattgctaatATTCAACataatttttatttgaatagatCTCCATATTTCGCACACGAACATGTCATTTGAATTGTAAATATTTACCTGTATTAAACCCTTAAGCATTTTAATGCCATGAATCACATCTGTCATTATTTGAACATgtgaagtttttaaaatgaacaatcCTACTTCTCAAAGAACGACATTGGCTGCCATCGTGTCGGTTGTTCGAGGAATTATttcttaataaaaaatattttgctcACCTAACAAAACTCAACAATTACACACTATGTttactgtttttcatttccataaTGGTgagcataaaaacacaaaccaatgtACGTTCCCCTTTGTATGTCAAAATGTCATTTGCAAAGTAATTCAACAGTAAATTTTTCTCTAagttttctttcactttgaCAACTTTTGCTTTCATCTGAAACAAATATAGTTTTGATGCAACATGATGAACTCAGAACTGTTTCATAGAAATAACATCAACACTCTGGTAAATGTCATAAAAAGTTGtgagtctgtttttcttttaatattttattttacatgaaaaaaatgtgtattatactgttttcaataaaatgcatttttttaaatatttcaatggATACAAATCTCAAAAATGTATACCCCCGAGAACAAAATGTGCAAGTGATAAATATCTGATTCATGCCGGGTTACGCGTGACTGAGCGTCGAAGACTATAAGCGCAACACATCTGGAAAAAGTGAAATCACCATATCTGTGGTCACCATTATCTTGACACTCTactgaataaacaaacacaatcatgaGGATGTACAACAGCAAGGTGAAAACGCataaatacattcatacatCTAAATGCAGTTACAGAATTggtcacaacaacaaaagattCATTCTCAGTGCattttgcagcagcagtttcttttttcttgaaagCAAGTGGCTATTAAAAGAACATTCACAGACTATCATCATAGGTAGCTTAGAAATCAGTGAGGTGGAATCCAATGTTCATGCAATACAATATCATGAGCTGGACACAAACAGGAATTTAGTTTGAGACTTAAGTCATCATTTAAACCTGAATAACTCAAATCTCAGACACAATTTGATAAAGTCCTGAATTAAGGACTAAAGGACAGAGGTTATTATTTCAAAAGATACAGGCCAACATCTTCAGAGACTGAATCTTTCAATTGAGACAGATAAACTCCTTATAATTGACAGGCAATAATTGATTGtatgtattcacatttgtttttcatagtGGCAGTCTGTGTTGCAGGTGGAAGTGTGGGCAGTAAAAGGTTAATTCTGTCTGTCAGGGTGAATCTTGATTATTTGGTCTGTTTCAGCAAAAAGCAATCAGCACCGCTGGAACCGAAACTCGGAGAGATTAAGATCtgcatttaataaaaaatgctTTATACAAACACAGGTGCAATTTGCGATGGCAGTGTTTCTCCGTCAGTTCACCCATGTGGGTCAAGACTGTTTGACGGCCCCTGATATTCATGTTCCTGGGAAAACGAAGATTAGCACTGACTCTTGGTGACCTCCTGACCTTTCATCTAATGCATCAAATGCATGAGGTTGACATTTTGGATtttgactgaaatgttttaacatATAATGCGCAGAGATCTGGTACATTGATATGGGGATCTACTTATTGAGGTAACTTTAACCTCATAACCTTTCATTTAGCACCATCCTCAGTTTAAATGGATTTACATGCATCCATTCCATTGGTTCATAACGTACCTCCAGTGGTCAACATTCCCATCAGACTCATCTATACTTGTGTTTACTGCTAATTAATATTTGTTAGTATGTAAGCACACTAAAGTAATGGTGAGCATTGTCAACATCGTACCTGGTAGATACATAGACTCTTGAGATGGACGCCATGAAAATtcccccaaagtgaagccaaatctgGATTGCCacttggtggctggctgtaatATAGATTTAAAAAGCCTCTTCTACtaataaattacattacatttcatttagttgatgcttttatccaaatagagttacaataagtgcatttaACCATGAGGgcacaaacccagaacagcaagaatcaagGAAGTACAATTTGTTTCCAAATAGCCAAACTACAcatgctacatgtaagtgccataagtgcaactaaacatcatcttcttaaccaaggtgtagtcgttagagatgtgtctttagtctgtggcGGAAGATATGAAGACTTTCTGatgtcctgatgtcaatggggagctcgttccacggagccaggaca
The Paralichthys olivaceus isolate ysfri-2021 chromosome 11, ASM2471397v2, whole genome shotgun sequence genome window above contains:
- the LOC109630296 gene encoding amino acid transporter heavy chain SLC3A2, which encodes MEHPEETDALTDRMPLDAGDTGYGSVMGPGLSGGVGGSETAPLLIPEPEPEPTVRWQPLTKAELEAAAGGPWWRRLRCYLVFLFWMAWLAILATSIAIIVTSPRPVATPLQWWQKCVFYQLQPNMEAVGSEGITALCEQLPYLRSLGIGALILEGLFHKEASPLNITATDGSLGTLPQIQHLLIESNKAGLKVVLDFCKVDLYGAGNKPPNLSATVENSLRFWLEQGVAGFAICDTDAAYSEKILLEWRGVLRQFSTKEEEERIVVVKQTQDILPALNNSDQRNTTLVDVVMRSILPLSLQPLSAQEVAHAIETHLLTKEEDTWPSWTIGGEASHELKNLLLVLMMTLPGSPTVKYDEDIDQTQNTSLNIGSSQGQKNEPSDTHTDKEKARRAAVALFTSLSHSRAREEALLYGSFTFLPFNTSINSSSSSSSNSTLASPSSPTILAFLRSWGCVHFLVLLNLGPEIHGLDPAWAPSLPEAGVFVSSTGMNRLGSTSLYTLELQPHEAIVIKLFEGGSYS